The Exiguobacterium mexicanum genome includes a window with the following:
- a CDS encoding recombinase family protein encodes MTNSLGNMILELQQSYSKKDFTSTTGKRAAIYARVSTVEQADEGYSIDAQLKILRQVCEEKGFELVEEFVDRGISGKDVVNRPGLQAMLQAVEERRLDIVLVWKMNRLSRKITDMLNIVDSLKLRNVEFYSHTDNIDTNTPQGSFQFHIMAAVSEFERKNIAENVKMGMIERAQSGRWNGGVVYGYDIIKVRDTMRKRGDTILEINPDEAEVVRRIFTLYNLGDGYKTIANLLNREGYKTKHKREHSINGIKTILTNPLYAGYIRYNVRQEWATKRRNNINPDPVLVKGIHDPIIDAETWKKTQELLKGRSYTPNRVHSGSYLLTGIMKCPQCGAGMVLSRTTNRRKNGEKRVLEYYACGQWKNKGSSVCSSNGVRIDKANPYVINRIRELLNDRSLLKGLIEAVNKNAKEGIQPLQKRHAHLTRRLESLERKREKTFGLYEDGMIKKVEVQKRLEASDFDIETTKNELSQIARKLREQDRLKVDTDVVESVLSNFMTLYDEALTVEQQKRLVRILVEEITIDASRQIETIQIKLNEEVIRFFSSKGGDDPDGSPPPFSLLLNIA; translated from the coding sequence ATGACTAATTCATTAGGGAACATGATTTTAGAACTTCAACAATCGTATTCGAAAAAGGACTTTACTTCGACAACTGGAAAGCGCGCGGCAATTTATGCCCGCGTTTCCACGGTCGAGCAAGCCGATGAAGGGTATTCCATCGATGCCCAATTAAAAATACTTCGTCAAGTATGCGAAGAAAAAGGCTTTGAACTCGTTGAAGAGTTCGTGGACCGAGGGATTAGTGGGAAGGACGTCGTAAACCGTCCTGGGCTTCAGGCAATGCTTCAGGCTGTTGAAGAAAGAAGACTTGATATTGTACTCGTCTGGAAAATGAATCGTCTATCCCGAAAAATCACGGATATGCTGAACATCGTTGATTCATTGAAGTTACGTAACGTTGAATTTTATTCCCACACGGACAACATCGATACGAATACCCCACAAGGAAGCTTTCAGTTTCACATCATGGCTGCCGTCTCTGAGTTCGAACGGAAGAACATCGCCGAGAACGTGAAAATGGGGATGATTGAGCGCGCTCAGAGTGGTCGATGGAACGGGGGTGTCGTATACGGCTATGACATCATCAAAGTACGGGACACGATGCGGAAACGGGGCGATACGATTCTTGAAATCAATCCAGATGAAGCAGAGGTCGTGCGCCGGATATTTACCCTTTACAATCTGGGCGATGGTTACAAGACTATTGCCAATCTGTTGAATCGTGAGGGGTACAAGACCAAGCATAAACGCGAGCACTCGATCAATGGAATCAAGACCATCCTGACCAATCCGCTTTATGCCGGATACATCCGCTACAACGTTCGACAGGAGTGGGCGACCAAACGCCGTAACAACATCAATCCAGATCCTGTACTCGTCAAAGGTATTCATGACCCCATCATTGATGCGGAGACATGGAAAAAAACGCAAGAGCTGTTGAAAGGAAGAAGCTACACGCCAAACCGGGTTCACTCGGGCAGCTATCTGCTGACGGGAATCATGAAGTGTCCGCAATGCGGTGCAGGGATGGTGCTCTCCCGGACGACGAATCGACGAAAGAACGGCGAAAAGCGCGTGCTTGAATACTATGCCTGTGGGCAATGGAAAAACAAAGGATCATCTGTATGTAGCTCTAACGGGGTTCGAATTGATAAAGCGAATCCTTATGTCATCAACCGTATTCGCGAGTTGTTAAACGATCGGTCACTTTTAAAAGGACTTATTGAAGCGGTGAACAAGAATGCGAAGGAGGGAATCCAGCCATTACAGAAGCGTCATGCACACCTGACGCGCCGCCTAGAGAGTCTGGAAAGGAAGCGTGAAAAAACATTCGGTCTTTATGAAGACGGGATGATTAAAAAAGTCGAGGTACAAAAACGCTTAGAAGCGAGTGACTTCGACATCGAGACGACGAAGAATGAGCTGTCCCAGATTGCACGGAAACTTCGTGAGCAAGATCGATTGAAAGTGGATACTGACGTTGTAGAAAGCGTGCTAAGCAACTTCATGACGCTTTATGACGAAGCGCTGACTGTGGAGCAACAGAAACGTTTAGTGCGTATCCTAGTCGAAGAAATCACGATTGATGCAAGTCGCCAGATCGAGACGATTCAAATCAAACTGAATGAAGAAGTCATACGCTTCTTTTCGAGCAAAGGTGGAGATGATCCTGACGGGTCACCTCCGCCTTTTTCATTGTTGTTGAATATTGCATAA
- a CDS encoding DUF927 domain-containing protein, with protein sequence MSHLSERNEHEPQAHEYDESIAESYETIPDEQVEHIDYQSVFTDGQYLMHYEDGPEFLLNPKGVYAMKYDKDYDDYMPARKRLCTPMYVRSVTRNSITGELIATIAYKLQGLEWYELELSSQSINEGVSSNLSSLGVVINPTPGNKPLLAHYLMLQINELTHNSIHEYVGFRKQKRIDGDSILFAHQAYEYERTETGELFITESQVSERYRKAVTVKGNADDLIQRLKVLFPHKEVKFALAIGFSALLHGYLKLQKPDLLNYIIHLHGNSSTGKTTAAKLAVSVGGSPLEAPLKTSWDATPNALLNGFQGNFGLPVLIDESSMASRDASDMIYQFSNGEERARLGRDSRQRPRAVFATICVSTGEQSLRNLDRHGRNVKNAGVSVRAIEVTDLNFMPSKEVAETVSKIIHEHHGILGPIFAEGLLRIDPKKVLASWNRTRDSYEALVSNSSNYVNRLSPMFATLDLSIRLAYSYFFKSAEDDQARVSREFQEFRDMMVHIFEEQLKTLDIANTAYDQFRNYVITHIRKFKYDSYRPVSNDVLGEIKPIRHPSRFEVFILQEHLHEFFRKAGYTSPKVVLKEWKSKGFIVSDSDRITSRTKTLGNDRLTGYRVTFESGTFDDYLPTEAELSLRYGPQWEHPGSQQTRVQQIEADLQLIDVELPPQDGDDI encoded by the coding sequence ATGTCGCATTTATCCGAACGAAACGAACACGAACCGCAAGCACACGAGTACGACGAGTCAATTGCAGAATCGTATGAAACGATACCAGACGAGCAGGTGGAGCACATAGACTATCAATCGGTATTTACAGACGGTCAGTATCTCATGCACTACGAGGACGGACCTGAGTTCCTTTTAAATCCAAAGGGTGTTTACGCGATGAAGTACGATAAGGACTACGATGACTATATGCCTGCACGTAAACGCTTATGTACCCCGATGTATGTACGCAGTGTGACACGAAACAGCATCACAGGAGAGCTGATCGCGACCATCGCATACAAATTACAGGGTTTAGAGTGGTATGAACTCGAACTCTCGTCTCAAAGTATCAATGAAGGGGTGTCGTCCAATCTATCTAGCCTCGGGGTAGTCATCAATCCGACTCCTGGCAATAAGCCGTTACTTGCTCACTATCTGATGCTCCAAATCAATGAACTTACCCATAACTCCATCCACGAGTATGTAGGATTTCGTAAGCAAAAACGCATCGATGGAGACTCGATACTGTTTGCCCATCAAGCTTACGAGTACGAGCGTACAGAAACGGGTGAACTCTTTATAACGGAAAGTCAGGTGAGTGAGCGATATCGTAAAGCGGTGACGGTAAAAGGCAATGCGGATGATCTCATTCAACGACTGAAAGTACTGTTTCCGCACAAGGAAGTCAAATTCGCACTAGCAATCGGATTCTCTGCCTTGTTACATGGCTATCTTAAGTTACAAAAGCCAGACCTTCTCAACTACATCATCCATCTGCATGGGAACAGCTCGACAGGGAAGACCACAGCCGCAAAATTGGCTGTCAGTGTTGGCGGTAGTCCGTTAGAGGCGCCTCTTAAGACATCGTGGGATGCGACACCTAATGCACTGTTGAACGGTTTTCAAGGAAACTTCGGTCTACCTGTACTCATCGATGAGTCTTCGATGGCGTCCCGTGATGCGTCAGATATGATTTATCAGTTTTCGAACGGTGAAGAACGTGCGAGATTAGGGCGTGATTCCCGACAAAGACCACGAGCCGTTTTTGCGACGATTTGCGTATCCACAGGTGAGCAAAGCCTACGGAACTTGGATCGACATGGACGCAATGTTAAGAATGCAGGTGTTTCCGTTCGCGCTATCGAGGTCACCGATCTCAATTTTATGCCATCGAAAGAAGTCGCTGAGACTGTCTCAAAAATAATTCATGAGCATCATGGAATATTGGGACCAATCTTTGCTGAAGGCTTGCTCCGTATTGACCCTAAGAAAGTATTGGCTTCTTGGAACAGGACTCGCGACAGCTATGAAGCACTCGTATCGAATTCGAGCAATTACGTGAACCGACTATCGCCGATGTTTGCCACGTTAGATTTATCGATTCGTTTAGCATATTCATACTTCTTCAAATCAGCAGAGGATGATCAAGCGCGAGTTTCAAGAGAGTTTCAGGAGTTTCGCGATATGATGGTGCACATCTTTGAAGAGCAGTTGAAGACCCTTGATATTGCGAACACCGCATACGATCAATTCCGCAACTATGTCATCACACACATTCGGAAATTTAAATATGACTCATACCGTCCTGTGAGTAATGACGTCTTAGGTGAGATCAAACCCATCAGACATCCGAGTCGATTCGAAGTATTCATACTGCAAGAACATCTTCATGAGTTTTTCAGAAAGGCGGGTTATACGAGTCCGAAGGTGGTTTTGAAAGAGTGGAAGTCCAAAGGCTTCATCGTTTCAGACAGTGATCGCATTACTTCACGAACGAAGACATTAGGCAACGATCGATTGACAGGGTATCGGGTCACTTTTGAGTCTGGAACTTTTGATGATTATCTGCCTACCGAGGCCGAGTTAAGCCTTCGATATGGACCTCAATGGGAACACCCTGGTTCTCAGCAGACCCGAGTGCAGCAAATTGAAGCTGACTTGCAATTGATTGACGTTGAACTTCCCCCGCAAGACGGAGACGACATTTAA
- a CDS encoding HNH endonuclease family protein, which translates to MFKKCISSLFAIILVATTLHFTTPTASALPPNIPSKSTALSKLNALTVKTEGSMTGYSRDLFPHWSSQGNGCNTRHVVLKRDADSVVDECPVTTGKWYSYYDGITFTSPSDIDIDHVVPLAEAWRSGASSWTTTKRQSFANDLNGPQLIAVSASSNRSKGDQDPSTWQPPRTGARCAYAKMWVETKSRWGLSLQSTEKTALQTAINACSY; encoded by the coding sequence ATGTTCAAAAAATGCATCAGTTCGTTATTCGCCATCATCTTAGTCGCCACAACGCTTCACTTCACGACCCCGACCGCCTCGGCGCTCCCGCCGAACATCCCGTCGAAATCGACCGCGCTGTCTAAATTGAACGCGTTGACGGTGAAGACAGAAGGATCGATGACCGGTTATAGCCGTGACTTGTTCCCGCATTGGAGTAGCCAAGGGAACGGGTGTAACACGCGTCACGTCGTCTTGAAACGCGACGCCGACTCGGTCGTCGACGAGTGTCCGGTCACGACCGGTAAGTGGTACAGTTACTATGACGGCATCACGTTCACGTCGCCGTCTGACATCGATATCGATCACGTCGTCCCATTGGCTGAAGCGTGGCGTTCAGGTGCAAGCAGCTGGACGACAACGAAACGTCAAAGCTTCGCAAATGATTTGAACGGGCCTCAGCTCATCGCCGTCTCGGCCAGCTCAAACCGTTCAAAAGGGGACCAAGATCCGTCGACATGGCAACCGCCACGTACCGGTGCACGCTGTGCCTATGCGAAGATGTGGGTTGAGACGAAGAGCCGTTGGGGCCTCAGCCTCCAATCGACAGAAAAGACGGCCTTGCAAACGGCCATCAACGCCTGCAGCTATTAA
- a CDS encoding DUF4317 domain-containing protein, which translates to MNQKDIAAIRKHFKLNAEAVKIADIYNIYIRQDSNEIFHEELRSFPFVEQEHQELFLANFKKVLGGKIDEKLFEVKFQHPEPGQIDHTQTLLYEALRTDEIEEWAGMMQRIALKMVQEAPFEKDMVVTFIRFKYNKPTRRHSEETEIDMRDEVWTSRFILCSINQTELPKQSLVFDYIEREFKSNIFINPVIKLDAPIGGFMFPCFTDNAADVNHILYAAQKAHQPDFGFIENVLNGTEIVTAVEEKAMFEEVVKTVIGEEVNVGTLATVYDEINQMILAEAEREDEDESVPMIDARTVEIVLKASGVEDVTTEKVEQAFQQVVDDRQYEMKASSVVPKYTSKSIKINTKVANISISPQDLKYVRQVNVKGKRCLLIELEEDTEIEGFKLISEELLD; encoded by the coding sequence ATGAATCAAAAAGATATCGCGGCAATCCGCAAGCATTTCAAGTTAAATGCGGAAGCGGTCAAAATCGCTGACATTTATAATATTTATATTCGCCAAGACAGCAACGAGATTTTCCATGAGGAGCTGCGCTCGTTCCCGTTTGTCGAGCAGGAGCACCAAGAGCTGTTTCTCGCCAACTTCAAGAAAGTGCTCGGCGGCAAAATCGACGAGAAGCTATTCGAAGTGAAGTTTCAACATCCGGAGCCGGGCCAGATCGACCATACGCAGACGTTGTTGTATGAGGCGCTTCGGACCGACGAGATTGAAGAGTGGGCCGGTATGATGCAGCGGATCGCGCTCAAGATGGTCCAGGAGGCACCATTTGAGAAAGATATGGTCGTCACGTTCATTCGCTTCAAATACAATAAGCCGACACGCCGTCACTCGGAGGAGACGGAAATCGATATGCGTGACGAGGTATGGACGTCACGATTCATCCTATGTAGCATCAACCAGACCGAGCTCCCGAAACAGTCGCTCGTGTTCGATTATATCGAGCGGGAGTTCAAGTCGAATATCTTCATCAATCCGGTCATCAAACTCGATGCCCCGATTGGTGGTTTCATGTTCCCGTGCTTCACGGACAACGCGGCCGACGTCAACCATATCCTGTACGCCGCGCAAAAGGCTCATCAACCGGACTTCGGCTTCATCGAGAACGTCTTGAATGGCACCGAGATTGTGACGGCGGTCGAAGAGAAGGCGATGTTCGAGGAGGTCGTCAAAACTGTCATCGGCGAAGAAGTGAACGTCGGGACGCTCGCCACCGTCTATGATGAAATCAATCAGATGATCCTAGCCGAAGCGGAACGCGAGGACGAGGACGAGAGCGTGCCGATGATTGACGCCCGTACCGTCGAAATCGTCTTGAAGGCGAGCGGGGTCGAGGATGTGACGACGGAGAAGGTCGAGCAGGCGTTCCAACAAGTCGTCGACGACCGCCAATATGAGATGAAGGCGAGCAGCGTCGTCCCGAAATACACGTCGAAGTCGATTAAAATCAATACGAAAGTCGCCAATATCTCGATCAGTCCGCAAGACCTGAAGTACGTGAGACAAGTGAACGTGAAAGGGAAACGGTGCCTGTTGATTGAATTAGAAGAGGATACGGAGATTGAAGGATTCAAGTTGATCTCGGAAGAACTGCTCGACTAA
- a CDS encoding TIR domain-containing protein, protein MSINVTSLKRHVKNDVQLQSKLVDMRKKRDQLFTKLNKLMNKKNPNKSDLKKIASYNNELLQYDKNITQLIEKLKKNKENINKYEVKVAKEQKKQYSDLTKSMKANTNSNEEYLDEIIEIKDKLDDLSSDIKQAVKEKELIEYDVFLSHSSLDKDIFVTELSDKLADKGLRVFEDVKVFKIGQSQTEMMNMGILNSRFVVIFLSENFIQSGWSSYEFKSFLNREINEKKIIILPIWHNVSFDQVKEYNPYLVDKFALNTSKYSLDTIVEHIHQVVTESMR, encoded by the coding sequence ATGAGTATTAATGTTACTAGTTTAAAAAGACATGTAAAGAATGATGTTCAGTTGCAGTCGAAGTTAGTAGACATGAGGAAAAAAAGAGATCAGTTATTTACTAAGTTGAATAAACTTATGAATAAAAAAAATCCAAATAAGTCCGATCTAAAAAAAATAGCTAGTTATAACAATGAGCTATTACAATACGATAAAAATATTACGCAACTCATTGAAAAGTTGAAAAAGAATAAAGAAAATATTAATAAATATGAAGTTAAAGTAGCAAAAGAGCAAAAGAAGCAGTATAGCGATTTAACGAAGTCTATGAAGGCTAATACAAATTCTAATGAAGAATATTTAGACGAAATCATTGAGATAAAAGATAAGCTCGATGACCTGTCTAGCGATATTAAACAAGCTGTAAAAGAAAAAGAACTTATAGAATACGACGTGTTTTTATCACATTCTAGTTTGGACAAAGACATATTTGTGACAGAGTTGTCAGACAAATTAGCTGATAAAGGATTAAGAGTATTTGAGGACGTAAAAGTATTTAAGATCGGACAAAGCCAAACAGAAATGATGAACATGGGAATATTAAATTCAAGATTCGTTGTAATTTTTCTTTCGGAAAACTTTATACAGAGCGGATGGTCAAGCTATGAATTTAAAAGTTTTTTAAATCGAGAAATTAATGAGAAGAAGATAATAATATTGCCTATTTGGCATAATGTATCATTTGATCAGGTGAAAGAATATAACCCATACCTAGTTGATAAGTTTGCGTTAAACACTAGTAAATATTCTTTAGACACGATAGTAGAGCATATTCATCAAGTTGTAACTGAATCTATGAGGTAA
- a CDS encoding peptide-methionine (S)-S-oxide reductase: METVYLAGGCLWGVQAFIKTLPGVIETEAGRANGTTDTLNGPYDGYAECVKTTFDSSIVTMEDLMHYLFEIIDPYSVNRQGEDVGEKYRTGVYSTDPRHLEAARTFIDSRSDADRIAVEVCPLTNYVRSADEHQDRLARCPDDYCHIPKTLLEKYKQ; encoded by the coding sequence ATCGAAACCGTTTATTTAGCAGGTGGTTGCCTCTGGGGCGTCCAAGCGTTCATCAAGACGTTACCCGGTGTCATCGAAACGGAGGCCGGACGGGCGAACGGGACGACGGATACGCTTAACGGACCATATGACGGTTACGCCGAATGCGTCAAAACGACGTTCGATTCGAGCATCGTCACGATGGAGGATTTGATGCACTACTTGTTCGAAATCATCGACCCGTATAGCGTCAATCGCCAAGGCGAGGATGTCGGTGAAAAGTATCGGACCGGCGTCTATAGTACAGACCCGCGCCATTTGGAAGCCGCGCGCACGTTTATCGACAGTCGCAGCGACGCGGACCGAATCGCGGTCGAGGTGTGTCCGCTCACGAACTACGTCCGGAGCGCGGACGAGCATCAAGACCGGCTCGCGCGATGCCCGGACGATTACTGCCACATCCCGAAGACGTTATTAGAGAAGTATAAACAATGA
- a CDS encoding JAB domain-containing protein → MSNEPKKRIPIVTLKLVREKSILYAKRRITSPGDAVSLFRNYMGDLDREHFVLMGLNMKNEPVVLETVHIGSLSASIVHPREVFKSAILSNAACIMVCHNHPSDDCEPSGEDVSVTERLAQAGDLIGIPLLDHLIIGTEGYVSLKERGHC, encoded by the coding sequence ATGAGCAATGAACCAAAAAAACGAATCCCTATCGTTACACTAAAGTTGGTAAGAGAAAAATCAATACTATACGCTAAACGCCGCATCACCTCACCAGGTGATGCGGTTTCTTTGTTCCGTAATTATATGGGTGACCTTGATCGTGAGCATTTTGTGCTGATGGGGTTAAATATGAAGAACGAACCAGTCGTGCTAGAGACGGTCCATATCGGCTCATTAAGTGCGTCCATAGTTCACCCTCGTGAAGTGTTCAAGTCTGCCATTCTCTCGAACGCAGCGTGCATTATGGTGTGTCATAACCATCCGTCTGACGACTGTGAACCTAGTGGAGAAGATGTATCGGTCACAGAGCGCTTGGCACAGGCGGGAGACTTAATCGGCATTCCGTTGCTCGATCATTTGATTATCGGCACAGAAGGATATGTCTCATTGAAAGAAAGAGGGCATTGCTGA
- a CDS encoding DEAD/DEAH box helicase, translating into MNQPSFLDYRLSEDIQRALGIMKYESPTEVQQKVIPLALECKDSVVKAQTGSGKTAAFGIPVTELIEWEENKPQVLILTPTRELAVQVREDMTNIGRFKRIKATAVYGKEPFSKQRDELKQKTHIVVGTPGRVMDHIERETLVLDKIDYLIIDEADEMLNRGFLADVEAILQELPRDRVTMVFSATFPNDIERLCQKHMNEPVRVAIESSGVTASTIEHRLIEVRREDKLAVLQDVTVVENPDSCLIFCRTKEHVDTVYSELDQAGYSCERLHGGLEQEDRFAVMEGFKMGNFRYLVATDVAARGIDVDNVNLVINYDVPMEKESYVHRTGRTGRAGNAGKAITLATPHEGKFVRAIEAFIKFDIPEMDAPNAAQVARNQAAFEEKLSGRRVVRNNKTARINQDIMKLHFSGGKKKKLRAVDFVGTIAKIPGVTADDIGIITINDQMTYVDILNGKGSLVLQAMESTPIKGKKLKVSKAHK; encoded by the coding sequence ATGAATCAACCAAGCTTTTTAGACTATCGCCTAAGCGAAGACATCCAACGCGCACTAGGCATCATGAAATACGAATCACCGACCGAAGTCCAACAGAAAGTCATCCCGCTCGCACTTGAGTGCAAAGACTCAGTCGTCAAAGCCCAAACCGGAAGCGGAAAGACAGCAGCGTTCGGCATTCCGGTCACGGAACTCATCGAATGGGAAGAGAACAAGCCGCAAGTGCTAATTCTCACACCGACACGCGAACTTGCCGTTCAAGTCCGCGAAGATATGACGAACATCGGTCGTTTCAAACGAATCAAGGCGACTGCCGTTTACGGGAAAGAGCCGTTCTCGAAACAACGTGATGAATTGAAACAGAAAACGCATATCGTTGTCGGAACACCGGGACGCGTCATGGACCACATCGAACGGGAGACACTCGTTCTCGATAAAATCGATTACTTGATTATCGATGAGGCCGACGAGATGTTGAACCGTGGCTTCCTCGCTGACGTCGAAGCGATTCTTCAAGAATTGCCGCGCGATCGCGTGACGATGGTATTCTCGGCGACATTCCCGAATGACATCGAACGCTTGTGCCAAAAGCATATGAACGAACCAGTCCGTGTCGCCATCGAATCGAGCGGGGTCACCGCCTCGACAATCGAGCACCGTCTGATTGAAGTCCGCCGCGAAGACAAACTCGCCGTGCTTCAAGATGTGACGGTCGTCGAGAATCCGGACAGCTGCCTCATCTTCTGTCGGACGAAAGAACATGTCGACACGGTGTACAGTGAGCTCGACCAAGCCGGTTACTCGTGCGAGCGACTCCACGGTGGCCTCGAGCAAGAAGACCGCTTCGCCGTCATGGAAGGCTTCAAGATGGGGAACTTCCGCTACCTCGTCGCGACCGATGTCGCAGCACGTGGGATTGACGTCGATAACGTCAACCTCGTCATCAACTATGACGTACCGATGGAAAAAGAGAGTTACGTGCACCGGACCGGCCGCACCGGCCGTGCCGGAAACGCTGGGAAGGCAATCACGCTCGCAACCCCTCACGAAGGCAAGTTCGTTCGCGCCATTGAGGCATTCATCAAATTCGATATCCCAGAGATGGATGCGCCGAACGCAGCGCAAGTCGCGCGCAACCAAGCTGCGTTCGAAGAGAAGTTGAGCGGACGACGCGTCGTTCGCAACAACAAGACGGCCCGCATCAACCAAGACATCATGAAACTTCACTTTAGCGGCGGGAAGAAGAAAAAACTCCGCGCCGTCGACTTCGTCGGGACGATTGCAAAAATTCCTGGCGTGACAGCAGACGATATCGGGATCATCACAATCAACGATCAAATGACGTATGTTGACATTTTGAACGGTAAAGGCTCACTCGTCCTCCAAGCGATGGAATCCACACCGATCAAAGGCAAAAAGCTAAAAGTTAGTAAAGCCCATAAGTAA
- a CDS encoding VOC family protein — protein MNLIQQIRQIYVPVHDLDRAVRFYRDTLQLPLLFQTGNLAFLECSGVRLMLSRPENEDFAKASSVLYLQVNHLTEAYEQLLAKDVQFIDEPHLVAKMENLETWMAFFKDSEGNTHALISEIHTK, from the coding sequence TTGAATCTCATTCAACAAATCAGACAAATCTATGTGCCGGTGCACGACTTGGATCGCGCGGTACGTTTCTATCGGGACACGCTTCAACTTCCGCTCTTATTCCAAACAGGCAACCTCGCCTTTTTAGAATGTAGCGGTGTGCGGCTCATGCTGTCGCGTCCCGAAAATGAAGACTTTGCGAAAGCGAGCTCTGTGCTATATCTCCAAGTGAACCATCTCACCGAGGCGTATGAACAGCTTTTGGCGAAAGATGTTCAGTTTATCGACGAGCCGCACCTCGTCGCGAAAATGGAGAACCTCGAGACGTGGATGGCTTTTTTCAAGGATTCTGAGGGTAACACGCATGCGTTGATAAGTGAGATTCATACAAAATGA